The following proteins are co-located in the Bordetella bronchialis genome:
- a CDS encoding MFS transporter, whose translation MRTNTCTADTPALAAAPPAGHGATLLPAAFLALGTFAIGTEGFMIAPLLSTMASDFQMTVPQVAMLVVVFTLTMALSSPVSTVAAGRLRRRATLIFAMGLFTAGNLLAAWSPSFAILMVARIMMAVASGLYVPGANALAGAIVPHGKRGRALAIVSGGMTLAIALGLPLGALVGHAFGWRMTFLAVGAMSLTAIVGILAGIAKDAGSGIPVATLSQRLAVVRQPAILRLLSISLFWSIGAYAAYPYIAPYLSSVLGFQAAGIGATVSMWGLAAALGVMTGGTLNDRLGPNRVVRLSLLVLGLSFWVLSLATALPASTAVFPVMLAVALWGFSVWAFFPAQMARLMAAGTPSQASLALALNTSTMYLGFSIGSAMGAGILDTGAIWGIGLLAGVAQAVALLLDRRLAAVER comes from the coding sequence ATGCGCACCAATACCTGTACGGCGGATACCCCCGCCCTCGCGGCCGCGCCGCCGGCCGGGCACGGCGCCACCCTGCTACCGGCCGCCTTCCTGGCGCTCGGGACCTTCGCGATAGGAACCGAAGGCTTCATGATCGCGCCGCTGCTGTCCACGATGGCGTCGGATTTCCAGATGACCGTCCCGCAGGTCGCCATGCTGGTGGTCGTATTCACGCTGACGATGGCGCTGAGCTCGCCGGTGTCCACCGTGGCGGCCGGACGCCTGAGACGCCGCGCCACCCTGATCTTCGCGATGGGTCTTTTCACGGCCGGCAATCTGCTGGCCGCATGGTCGCCGAGCTTCGCGATCCTTATGGTCGCCCGCATCATGATGGCGGTGGCCTCCGGTCTTTACGTACCGGGCGCGAACGCCCTGGCCGGCGCCATCGTTCCCCACGGCAAGCGCGGGCGCGCGCTGGCCATTGTCAGCGGGGGCATGACGCTGGCGATCGCGCTGGGGCTGCCCTTGGGCGCGCTGGTCGGCCATGCCTTCGGCTGGCGCATGACATTTCTCGCGGTCGGTGCAATGAGCCTGACGGCCATCGTCGGCATTCTCGCCGGCATCGCCAAGGATGCGGGCTCGGGAATCCCGGTGGCGACACTGTCGCAACGGCTTGCGGTGGTCCGGCAGCCCGCTATCCTGCGGCTGCTATCGATCAGCCTGTTCTGGTCCATCGGCGCCTACGCCGCCTACCCCTATATCGCGCCCTATCTGTCCAGCGTGCTCGGATTCCAGGCCGCGGGAATCGGCGCCACCGTCTCGATGTGGGGACTGGCCGCCGCCCTGGGCGTGATGACGGGCGGGACATTGAACGACAGGCTGGGCCCGAATCGGGTCGTGCGGCTGTCGCTGCTTGTGCTGGGACTCTCGTTCTGGGTGCTGTCGTTGGCGACGGCCCTGCCCGCCTCCACCGCGGTCTTTCCCGTCATGCTCGCCGTGGCACTGTGGGGTTTCAGCGTCTGGGCCTTCTTTCCGGCCCAAATGGCCCGTTTGATGGCGGCGGGCACCCCGTCGCAAGCCTCGCTGGCCCTGGCCTTGAATACATCGACCATGTACCTGGGATTCTCCATCGGCAGCGCCATGGGCGCCGGCATCCTGGACACTGGCGCGATCTGGGGCATCGGGCTGCTCGCCGGCGTCGCGCAGGCCGTTGCACTGCTGCTCGACCGTCGGCTGGCCGCCGTCGAACGTTAA
- a CDS encoding DoxX family protein produces the protein MSAIDTHRMPVRGVLAAAIVRARRLIERLARPWLVQLLLRIALAVPFWKSGILKWQGFLRLNDTAITLFTDEFQLHLPGGPYPFPAPAVFAFLSGCGEVFFPVLLVLGLGTRFAALGLLLMTCIIELTVPDGWPIHLTWAAMALGIAAWGPGRVSVDYFLGDRLPRS, from the coding sequence ATGTCGGCCATAGATACCCATCGGATGCCTGTCCGCGGCGTGCTTGCCGCGGCGATCGTCCGGGCAAGAAGACTGATCGAGCGCCTGGCCCGGCCGTGGCTGGTGCAACTGCTGCTGCGCATCGCGCTCGCCGTACCGTTCTGGAAGTCGGGCATCCTGAAGTGGCAGGGCTTCCTGCGCTTGAACGACACGGCGATTACCTTGTTCACCGACGAGTTCCAGCTGCACCTGCCGGGGGGACCGTATCCCTTTCCCGCCCCGGCGGTATTCGCCTTCCTGTCGGGCTGCGGGGAAGTGTTTTTTCCCGTGTTGCTCGTGCTGGGACTGGGGACGCGGTTCGCCGCCTTGGGCTTGCTGCTGATGACCTGCATTATCGAACTGACCGTTCCCGATGGGTGGCCCATTCATCTGACCTGGGCGGCGATGGCCCTGGGCATTGCGGCCTGGGGGCCGGGCCGCGTGTCGGTGGATTATTTCCTTGGCGACCGGTTGCCCCGGTCCTGA
- a CDS encoding SDR family oxidoreductase, whose protein sequence is MKLTDNTILITGGTSGIGRALAQAFHALGNTVIIAGRRKALLDEVVAAHPGMAGVELDISDAADIDRVARTLIAQYPSLNVLVNNAGIMPFDDPAGTIDDATSRRILDTNLLGPIRLTSALIGHLKAQPRATIIHNTSVLAYVPIATNAVYSASKAALHSYALSQRFMLRDTNVTVQEIAPPWVDTDLIKKSGDPRAMPLDTFIAQTMKGLATDEPEVFVEGIRAMRDNPGLGEHAFVHAFNQSIAENPIPV, encoded by the coding sequence ATGAAGCTGACCGACAATACCATCCTCATCACCGGCGGAACGTCAGGCATCGGGCGCGCGCTGGCGCAAGCTTTCCACGCCCTGGGCAACACGGTCATCATCGCCGGGCGGCGCAAGGCCCTGCTCGACGAAGTCGTCGCCGCCCATCCGGGCATGGCTGGCGTCGAGCTCGACATTTCCGACGCCGCCGACATCGACCGCGTCGCCAGAACGCTGATTGCCCAATATCCCTCGCTCAACGTGTTGGTCAACAACGCGGGAATCATGCCCTTCGACGATCCCGCCGGCACCATCGACGACGCGACCTCGCGCCGCATCCTCGACACCAACCTGCTGGGGCCGATACGCCTGACGTCGGCGCTCATCGGGCATCTGAAGGCCCAGCCGCGCGCCACCATCATCCATAACACCTCGGTGCTGGCCTACGTGCCGATCGCCACCAATGCCGTCTACTCGGCATCGAAGGCGGCGCTGCATTCGTATGCGCTTTCACAACGCTTCATGCTGCGCGACACCAACGTAACGGTGCAGGAAATCGCGCCGCCCTGGGTCGATACGGATCTCATCAAGAAGAGCGGGGATCCGCGCGCCATGCCTTTGGATACGTTCATCGCCCAGACCATGAAAGGCCTGGCCACCGACGAGCCGGAAGTTTTCGTCGAAGGCATCCGCGCGATGCGCGACAACCCGGGGCTGGGCGAGCACGCATTCGTGCACGCCTTCAACCAAAGCATCGCCGAGAACCCGATTCCGGTGTAA
- a CDS encoding DNA-binding domain-containing protein, translated as MRHDQASDTTDHAAAFAPGLTDPALAAPAAVAARPGKGVVRRYNVYRNNVTVSLIDALAAIYPAVQRITGVEFFRAMARFHVRATPPACPLLFEYGRDFPAFIESYEYAAGMPWLADTARIERAWLDAYHAADMPVLSVEALAAVDQAALAGLRFVPHPSARVVRSRYPAVAIFAMNRAEGPVGSLHSSDAEDALVTRPEQDVIVSRLPPGGAVFLVRLLEGAPLGAAAAAAFDEAPSFDLPANLAGMVSAGVFTAIQHEEDHTCRP; from the coding sequence GTGCGGCATGATCAAGCTTCGGACACGACCGATCATGCCGCGGCCTTCGCCCCCGGCTTGACGGACCCCGCGCTTGCCGCCCCGGCCGCCGTGGCCGCCAGGCCAGGAAAAGGCGTGGTCCGCCGATATAACGTGTATCGCAACAACGTCACCGTCAGCCTGATCGATGCCCTGGCCGCGATATATCCCGCGGTCCAACGCATCACCGGCGTGGAGTTCTTCCGTGCCATGGCGCGCTTTCATGTCCGCGCCACGCCACCGGCCTGTCCCCTGCTGTTCGAGTATGGGCGCGACTTTCCGGCTTTCATCGAAAGCTATGAATATGCGGCTGGCATGCCGTGGCTGGCGGACACGGCGCGTATCGAGCGTGCCTGGCTGGACGCCTATCACGCCGCCGATATGCCCGTGCTGTCCGTGGAAGCGCTGGCCGCCGTGGACCAGGCGGCCTTGGCCGGCTTGCGCTTTGTGCCGCATCCTTCGGCGCGCGTGGTGCGATCGCGATACCCGGCGGTGGCCATCTTCGCGATGAACAGGGCCGAGGGTCCGGTGGGATCGCTCCATTCGAGCGATGCGGAAGACGCGCTGGTCACGCGGCCGGAACAGGATGTCATCGTGTCGCGACTGCCGCCGGGCGGAGCGGTCTTCCTTGTCCGCCTGCTGGAAGGGGCGCCTCTGGGAGCGGCCGCCGCGGCCGCTTTCGATGAAGCCCCGTCCTTCGACCTTCCCGCAAACCTGGCGGGGATGGTCTCCGCGGGCGTATTCACCGCTATCCAACATGAAGAGGACCACACATGTCGGCCATAG
- a CDS encoding sigma-70 family RNA polymerase sigma factor, with product MNRASQNGSPEAAEIRLRALLLAGLDGDARAYHAFLQALGAHLRAFLRKRLYRLPDEIEDLVQEILIAVHNGRHTYLPDQPLTAWTHAIARYKVADYLRHRSRHEALHEPLDDQQEIFAASDEEAAQARRDVEKLLAQLPDRHRLPILHVKLQGMSVAETAQLTGLSESAVKVGVHRGLKALATKIRGSL from the coding sequence ATGAACCGAGCATCGCAGAATGGATCGCCGGAGGCCGCCGAAATCCGGCTCAGGGCTTTGTTGCTTGCCGGCCTGGATGGCGATGCGCGGGCCTATCACGCCTTCCTGCAGGCCCTGGGGGCACATTTGCGCGCCTTTCTGCGCAAGCGGCTTTACCGCTTGCCGGACGAAATAGAGGATCTGGTCCAGGAGATATTGATCGCCGTGCACAACGGACGCCATACCTACCTGCCTGACCAGCCGCTGACAGCGTGGACGCATGCCATCGCGCGCTACAAGGTGGCGGATTACCTGCGCCATCGATCGCGCCATGAGGCCCTGCATGAGCCCCTGGACGACCAGCAGGAGATATTCGCGGCGTCAGACGAAGAAGCGGCGCAGGCCAGGCGGGATGTGGAGAAGCTGCTGGCGCAATTGCCCGACCGGCATCGGCTGCCGATTCTTCATGTAAAACTGCAGGGAATGTCGGTGGCGGAGACAGCCCAGCTGACCGGCCTGTCGGAATCCGCGGTCAAGGTGGGGGTGCACCGCGGACTCAAGGCGCTGGCGACAAAAATACGAGGCTCGCTATGA
- a CDS encoding DUF1109 domain-containing protein gives MRTQDLVTRLAGDLRFVERNAVARRLNRALMTGLAGNALLLVALYGIDTDMPEQMLTLMFWVRLAFPLATIAAALKLAERLARPGAVLGLAWIAAVIPTVIMLLVAAAILFAAPAEYRLRWALGATWVTTTATTVLLSLPSLAAVMQAMRGLAPTRLVLAGAGAGLLAGAQGLLVHSLYSSDMPVAFWSVWQVLAIAVTAGIGAGLAPRYLRW, from the coding sequence ATGAGAACCCAGGACCTCGTAACCCGGCTGGCCGGCGATCTTCGGTTTGTCGAACGCAATGCCGTGGCCAGGCGGCTCAATCGGGCGCTGATGACGGGCCTGGCGGGCAATGCCCTCCTGCTGGTCGCCCTGTATGGCATCGACACGGACATGCCGGAACAGATGTTGACGCTCATGTTCTGGGTGCGCCTGGCGTTTCCCCTGGCCACCATCGCCGCGGCCTTGAAACTCGCCGAACGTCTTGCCCGGCCGGGCGCGGTACTGGGCCTGGCCTGGATAGCGGCGGTCATCCCCACCGTCATCATGCTGCTGGTGGCCGCGGCCATCCTGTTCGCGGCGCCGGCGGAATATCGCCTGCGCTGGGCGCTGGGCGCCACCTGGGTCACCACGACGGCAACCACCGTCCTGCTGTCCTTGCCATCGCTGGCCGCCGTCATGCAGGCGATGCGGGGCCTGGCGCCCACGCGCCTTGTGCTGGCAGGCGCCGGAGCGGGATTGCTGGCCGGCGCGCAGGGCTTGCTGGTCCATTCGCTGTACTCTTCCGACATGCCGGTGGCATTCTGGAGCGTCTGGCAGGTCCTTGCCATCGCGGTAACCGCCGGCATCGGCGCGGGTCTCGCCCCGCGTTACCTGAGATGGTAG
- a CDS encoding TetR/AcrR family transcriptional regulator: MSGKPRFDEESVLNAAMDVLWRHGYAASSMDQLTTAMGLSRSSLYKRFGDKEGLFREVLSTYTERVVRRMGAVQADTKREQLRALLLDFLPKDGRRSRPPGCMLARSCTEMADLPAGGQAAAREGLARQRMIFVEILREAVAEGELPSDADVDGLAWHYLGVLQAIMNLPHAGATADEVLRVVDLGMQAWPAAGRRKH; encoded by the coding sequence ATGAGCGGAAAACCGCGGTTCGATGAAGAGTCGGTCCTCAATGCGGCCATGGACGTGCTATGGCGGCATGGCTACGCGGCGTCGTCGATGGACCAATTGACCACCGCGATGGGGCTATCGCGCTCCAGCCTTTACAAACGCTTCGGCGACAAAGAAGGCCTGTTCCGGGAGGTATTGTCGACCTATACCGAACGCGTCGTGCGGCGCATGGGCGCCGTGCAGGCCGATACGAAACGCGAGCAGCTGCGGGCGCTGCTGCTAGATTTTCTGCCGAAGGATGGCCGCCGGTCCCGCCCCCCGGGGTGCATGCTGGCGCGTTCCTGTACCGAAATGGCGGATCTTCCCGCTGGAGGCCAGGCGGCGGCGCGGGAAGGGCTGGCGCGGCAGCGGATGATTTTTGTCGAGATCCTGCGTGAAGCGGTGGCAGAGGGGGAGCTCCCATCGGACGCGGACGTCGACGGCCTTGCGTGGCACTACCTGGGGGTGTTGCAGGCCATCATGAACTTGCCGCACGCTGGCGCCACCGCGGACGAGGTGCTCCGGGTGGTCGATCTGGGCATGCAGGCGTGGCCGGCGGCAGGCCGGCGTAAACACTGA
- a CDS encoding DUF1109 domain-containing protein codes for MRTEDMISMLAANVAPVDRGILARRYGWALLLGGLGSVLLMSMIFGIRPDIRLMLVTPLFWAKVAFPSAMAAAALLAAARLSRPGMRVGRAWQLLAWPVALVWIAAAAMLGLAPSSERLPMILGSTWRTCPFNIGLLSVPTFIGVFWAMRGLAPTRLRTAGAIGGLLASATATVAYCLHCPEMGVPFWAVWYLLGMLIPTALGALLGPRLLRW; via the coding sequence ATGAGAACCGAAGACATGATTTCCATGCTGGCCGCCAACGTCGCGCCAGTCGACCGAGGCATCCTGGCGCGCCGCTACGGCTGGGCGCTGTTGTTGGGCGGACTGGGTTCCGTTTTGTTGATGTCCATGATTTTCGGGATACGGCCTGACATACGCCTGATGCTGGTAACGCCGCTGTTCTGGGCCAAGGTGGCGTTTCCTTCTGCCATGGCGGCGGCCGCGCTCCTGGCGGCTGCGCGGCTGTCGCGTCCCGGCATGCGGGTGGGCCGGGCCTGGCAGCTGTTGGCCTGGCCGGTCGCCCTCGTATGGATCGCCGCGGCCGCCATGCTGGGGCTCGCGCCGTCGTCGGAACGGCTCCCGATGATCCTGGGTTCGACGTGGCGCACGTGTCCCTTCAATATCGGCCTGCTGTCCGTGCCCACCTTTATTGGCGTGTTCTGGGCAATGAGGGGCCTGGCGCCCACGCGCCTGCGCACCGCGGGTGCGATAGGGGGCCTGCTCGCGAGCGCGACCGCTACCGTTGCCTATTGCCTGCACTGTCCCGAAATGGGCGTGCCGTTCTGGGCAGTGTGGTATTTGCTTGGCATGCTGATTCCCACGGCCCTGGGCGCCTTGCTCGGACCGAGGCTGCTGCGCTGGTAG
- a CDS encoding NmrA family NAD(P)-binding protein, with product MAGATGRVGAALVGNLLHDPVDVLALTRDPDSKRLPAGVALARVDFDTPDTLREALRGTDRLFIAHGTSDRQVANEISLIDAAVAAGVRHIVKLSVMGPATRLHPFDWHMRIEAHLATHDVGYTILRASTFVDILARAAAPVAKGTWGGAAGDGRVNLIDTRDIAEAARVALLDDRHLDVQRAYHLTGPRAVSMPDVAEELSRLLGHAVAYRHRSPAEHRAVLIAAGASEMVADLLLGLDRLFHSSVLAETTGTFTDLTGRQPRPVATWLRDNIAAFQSRPA from the coding sequence GTGGCCGGCGCGACGGGCCGCGTGGGCGCGGCCCTGGTCGGGAACCTTCTCCATGATCCGGTCGACGTCCTGGCCCTCACCCGGGACCCGGACTCCAAGCGCTTGCCGGCCGGTGTAGCGCTGGCGCGCGTCGATTTCGATACGCCCGACACCTTGCGCGAGGCTTTGCGAGGTACCGACCGGCTCTTCATCGCCCATGGCACCTCCGATCGGCAGGTGGCCAATGAAATCAGCCTGATCGATGCGGCCGTTGCCGCCGGCGTTCGGCACATCGTCAAACTATCCGTGATGGGACCGGCCACGCGGCTGCATCCGTTCGACTGGCACATGCGTATCGAAGCGCATCTCGCCACCCATGATGTCGGCTACACGATCCTGCGCGCCAGCACCTTCGTGGACATACTCGCCCGTGCCGCCGCGCCGGTCGCCAAGGGTACATGGGGCGGCGCGGCCGGGGATGGCCGCGTAAACCTGATCGACACGCGGGACATCGCCGAGGCCGCCCGCGTCGCGCTTCTGGACGACCGGCACCTGGACGTCCAGCGCGCCTACCACCTGACAGGCCCCCGGGCGGTCAGCATGCCGGACGTCGCGGAAGAACTGTCACGCCTGCTGGGCCACGCGGTCGCCTACCGGCACCGCAGCCCCGCCGAGCACCGCGCGGTTCTCATCGCCGCCGGCGCCAGCGAAATGGTCGCGGACCTGTTGCTGGGACTGGACCGGCTGTTTCATTCGTCCGTGCTCGCGGAGACCACCGGCACCTTCACGGATCTGACCGGGCGGCAGCCGCGTCCGGTCGCCACGTGGCTGCGCGACAACATCGCCGCGTTCCAGAGTCGACCCGCGTAA
- a CDS encoding GlxA family transcriptional regulator, which produces MRQIGLILENGFQVMGLSALGAFELANAELGHDGYRMTILSEGGGIVRSTMSAGIETVPFGVMPDTLIVAGERAPRPIAPGLKAYLSRAALEARRVAGICTGAFVLAEAGLLDGRMATTHWAHARKLQERYPSVRVDEDRIFIRDGNIWTSAGMSAAIDLALALIEDDHGAALARNVARRLVVYHRRPGGQSQFSALLDLAPRSDRVRRALTYAKENLRNALTVEELADAARLSPRQFSRVFREETGQSPAKAVEVLRLEAAKAMLEDGRHSMDVVARDTGFADRDRMRRAFLRAYGQPPSSLKRSLKLVGAGGGG; this is translated from the coding sequence ATGCGGCAGATCGGCTTGATCCTCGAAAACGGCTTCCAGGTCATGGGCTTGTCCGCCCTGGGGGCCTTCGAGCTGGCAAACGCCGAACTCGGCCATGACGGCTACCGCATGACCATCCTTTCCGAGGGCGGCGGCATCGTGCGTTCAACCATGAGCGCGGGTATAGAGACCGTGCCTTTCGGTGTTATGCCGGACACGCTGATCGTTGCGGGAGAGCGGGCCCCGCGGCCTATCGCGCCCGGGCTCAAGGCCTATTTGTCCCGTGCCGCCCTGGAGGCGAGGCGCGTGGCGGGCATATGCACCGGGGCCTTTGTGCTGGCCGAGGCGGGACTGCTGGACGGCCGCATGGCGACCACCCATTGGGCGCATGCCCGCAAGCTGCAGGAACGTTATCCCTCGGTGCGGGTCGACGAGGATCGCATCTTCATCCGGGACGGCAATATCTGGACTTCGGCCGGCATGTCGGCGGCGATCGACCTGGCGCTGGCACTGATCGAGGACGACCATGGCGCCGCGCTGGCGCGCAACGTCGCGCGCAGGCTTGTGGTTTACCACCGCCGCCCTGGCGGGCAATCGCAGTTCTCCGCCTTGCTCGATCTGGCGCCGCGCTCGGACCGGGTAAGGCGGGCCCTGACCTACGCCAAGGAAAACCTGCGTAATGCCCTGACCGTGGAAGAGCTGGCGGATGCGGCGCGCCTGTCGCCGCGCCAGTTCAGCCGCGTCTTCCGCGAGGAAACCGGTCAATCGCCGGCCAAGGCCGTCGAAGTGCTGCGTCTGGAGGCCGCCAAGGCCATGCTCGAAGACGGACGGCATTCCATGGATGTGGTGGCGCGGGATACGGGATTCGCCGACCGCGACCGCATGCGGCGCGCGTTTCTCAGGGCCTACGGGCAACCGCCCAGCAGCCTGAAGCGCAGTCTCAAACTGGTAGGCGCCGGCGGCGGCGGGTGA
- a CDS encoding LysR family transcriptional regulator codes for MTTNLPLLEDLRLFCMVVRKRSFAASATELGVSPAYVSKRIAILEGVMQTRLLHRSTRRITVTDHGEAVFQWTQRILEDVEEMTEAVSTSRTTPRGLLRICTSTGFGRNHVAPAVSELAQRYPTLQVQLEFLDRPVDLLEEGFDLDIRVGVVSEPTLIARRIAVNHRILCAAPAYLERHPAPAVPADLAQHHCIPVRERDQSFGLWRLTGPDGVHNVKVSGPLLVNNGEIAHGWAIDGHGIILRSEWDVQASLQAGKLVRVLPDYHQEAHVWAVHPSRLSNTAKVRAFVELLEDRLARRDDGA; via the coding sequence ATGACTACAAACCTGCCCCTGCTGGAGGATCTGCGCCTGTTCTGCATGGTCGTGCGCAAGCGCAGCTTCGCGGCCTCGGCCACGGAGCTGGGCGTTTCGCCCGCCTACGTCAGCAAGCGCATCGCCATCCTGGAAGGCGTGATGCAGACCAGGCTGCTCCATCGCAGCACCCGGCGCATTACCGTCACGGATCACGGCGAAGCGGTATTCCAATGGACGCAGCGCATCCTGGAAGACGTGGAAGAAATGACAGAAGCCGTGTCCACGTCCCGTACCACGCCGCGCGGCCTGCTGCGCATCTGCACCAGCACCGGTTTCGGCCGCAACCATGTGGCCCCGGCCGTCTCCGAACTGGCCCAGCGCTATCCCACGTTACAGGTACAGCTGGAATTCCTGGACCGGCCGGTGGACCTGCTGGAAGAAGGCTTCGACCTGGACATCCGCGTGGGCGTCGTCAGCGAGCCCACCCTGATCGCGCGCCGCATCGCGGTCAATCATCGCATCCTGTGCGCGGCGCCCGCCTACCTCGAGCGGCACCCGGCGCCCGCGGTCCCCGCGGATCTGGCGCAACACCACTGCATTCCCGTCCGCGAGCGCGACCAGTCTTTCGGGCTATGGCGGCTGACCGGGCCGGACGGCGTCCACAACGTCAAGGTCAGCGGGCCGCTGCTGGTCAACAACGGCGAGATCGCCCACGGCTGGGCGATCGACGGCCACGGCATCATCCTGCGTTCCGAATGGGACGTACAGGCCAGCCTGCAGGCCGGCAAACTGGTGCGCGTGCTGCCCGATTACCACCAGGAAGCCCATGTATGGGCCGTTCATCCGTCGCGCCTGAGCAACACCGCCAAGGTGCGGGCCTTCGTGGAATTGCTGGAAGACCGGCTGGCGCGGCGGGACGACGGCGCCTGA